A portion of the Gossypium arboreum isolate Shixiya-1 chromosome 8, ASM2569848v2, whole genome shotgun sequence genome contains these proteins:
- the LOC108467479 gene encoding uncharacterized protein LOC108467479: MWSSLTNGSIRILRCCVTRRPTVPSQLSRFLALHLLENTVPYNTMSSSFSSFAHSNRSGGRGQDMKHDRERSRGRGGGGSKDKIDALGRLLTRILRHMATELNLNMRSDGYVKVEDLLKLNMKTFANIPLRSHTVDDIKEAVRKDNKQRFSLLEENGELLIRANQGHTVTTVESERLLKQIVSADEVQFCVHGTYKRNLESILESGLKRMKRLHVHFSSGLPTDGEVISGMRRDVNVLIYLDVRKALEEGMKLYISDNKVILTEGFDGVVPVKYFEKIESWPDRKPIPFSNV, encoded by the exons atgTGGTCTAGTCTCACTAACGGTAGCATTCGAATTTTACGTTGTTGCGTTACTCGTCGTCCAACCGTCCCCTCTCAACTTTCCAGGTTCCTTGCTCTACATCTCCTGGAGAACACAGTCCCCTATAACACTATGTCCTCCTCTTTTTCTTCTTTCGCTCATTCAAATAGAAG TGGAGGCAGAGGTCAAGATATGAAACATGATCGAGAAAGATCCAGAGGCCGTGGTGGCGGCGGCAGCAAGGACAAAATTGATGCTCTTGGTCGACTCTT GACACGAATTCTGCGACATATGGCTACTGAACTGAATTTGAATATGCGAAGTGATGGTTATGTCAAAGTTGAAGATTTGCTGAAGCTGAATATGAAAACATTTGCTAATATCCCTTTAAGGTCACACACTGTTGATGATATCAAAGAG GCTGTCAGAAAAGATAATAAGCAACGGTTTAGCCTTCTTGAGGAAAATGGGGAGCTTTTGATACGTGCAAACCAAGGCCACACCGTCACG ACAGTTGAGTCCGAAAGATTATTGAAACAAATCGTTTCAGCTGATGAAGTGCAAT TTTGCGTACATGGAACCTATAAGAGGAATTTGGAATCAATTTTGGAGTCGGGTTTGAAGCGCATGAAAAGATTGCATGTTCACTTCTCAAGTGGCTTGCCGACTGACGGTGAAGTGATTAGTG GTATGAGACGAGATGTTAACGTTTTGATCTATCTTGATGTTAGAAAAGCTTTGGAAG AAGGCATGAAGCTTTACATTTCAGACAACAAAGTGATATTGACTGAGGGCTTTGATGGGGTGGTACCTGTCAAGTACTTTGAGAAAATAGAATCATGGCCAGATAGAAAACCTATACCTTTCTCAAATGTTTAA